From the Calonectris borealis chromosome 4, bCalBor7.hap1.2, whole genome shotgun sequence genome, one window contains:
- the NDUFC1 gene encoding NADH dehydrogenase [ubiquinone] 1 subunit C1, mitochondrial isoform X2, with the protein MAAAALRVAKRLRLVAGAPSLAFTRSAFVAKKRNYDQPNWFGVGLAFSTSAALWALLFKQHNEDVMEYERRREERQHKCTGCS; encoded by the exons atggcggcggcggccctgAGGGTGGCGAAGCGCTTGCGGCTGGTGGCGGGAGCGCCGAGCCTCG CTTTTACTCGTTCTGCATTTGTTGCAAAAAAACGTAATTATGACCAACCAAACTGGTTTGGAGTTGGCTTGGCTTTTAGCACCAGTGCTGCCTTGTGGGCTCTT CTTTTCAAGCAGCATAATGAAGATGTAATGGAAtatgaaaggagaagagaagagaggcaACATAAGTGTACAGGATGTTCATAG
- the NDUFC1 gene encoding NADH dehydrogenase [ubiquinone] 1 subunit C1, mitochondrial isoform X1 has translation MAAAALRVAKRLRLVAGAPSLAFTRSAFVAKKRNYDQPNWFGVGLAFSTSAALWALLFKQHNEDVMEYERRREERQHKCTGCS, from the exons atggcggcggcggccctgAGGGTGGCGAAGCGCTTGCGGCTGGTGGCGGGAGCGCCGAGCCTCG CTTTTACTCGTTCTGCATTTGTTGCAAAAAAACGTAATTATGACCAACCAAACTGGTTTGGAGTTGGCTTGGCTTTTAGCACCAGTGCTGCCTTGTGGGCTCTT CTTTTCAAGCAGCATAATGAAGATGTAATGGAAtatgaaaggagaagagaagagaggcaACATAAGTGTACAGGATGTTCATA G